One segment of Clostridium ljungdahlii DSM 13528 DNA contains the following:
- a CDS encoding ADP-ribosylglycohydrolase family protein: MERLNKLLGGLFGVACGDALGATLEFLSQEEARKTYGYLKDIIGRGHWKLKPGQVTDDTMMTLCVAGGILENPECPIESIGNRFVKWYNSDPKDIGMTCELAIKKYIKTSNWKEASFYVHHISKGRTAGNGTIMRCIPVALYYRDYSKMIDISRLQSKMTHYDEKAADACVLYNTVIYKYLNEETKEGTITEAIGSSEDYKYVMNMKKEELIPSGYVVDTLRCALWCFMNNSNLEDTICEAANLCGDADTVAAVAGGIAGTYYGYDSIPERWKNKIEVKDKLMSIGEKINSTYN, from the coding sequence ATGGAAAGATTAAATAAACTTTTGGGAGGATTATTTGGAGTAGCCTGTGGAGATGCATTAGGGGCAACTTTGGAATTTTTATCTCAAGAAGAAGCACGCAAAACGTATGGGTATCTAAAAGACATTATAGGCAGAGGCCATTGGAAGTTGAAGCCTGGTCAGGTTACAGACGATACCATGATGACTTTATGTGTAGCAGGAGGAATACTTGAAAATCCTGAATGTCCTATTGAATCTATAGGTAATAGGTTTGTAAAATGGTACAATAGTGATCCTAAGGATATAGGGATGACTTGTGAGCTAGCTATAAAAAAGTACATTAAAACTAGCAATTGGAAAGAGGCCTCATTTTATGTACATCATATATCCAAAGGCAGGACGGCTGGAAATGGGACCATTATGAGATGTATACCAGTTGCATTATATTACAGAGATTACAGCAAAATGATAGATATAAGCAGGCTGCAATCTAAAATGACACATTATGATGAAAAAGCAGCAGATGCCTGTGTATTATATAATACCGTTATTTATAAATATTTAAATGAAGAAACTAAGGAAGGCACTATTACAGAGGCAATTGGCAGCAGTGAAGACTATAAATATGTAATGAATATGAAAAAAGAAGAACTTATACCTTCAGGATATGTAGTTGACACTTTAAGGTGTGCACTCTGGTGTTTTATGAACAATTCAAATTTAGAAGATACAATATGTGAGGCTGCAAATTTATGTGGAGATGCTGATACTGTGGCTGCAGTTGCAGGGGGAATTGCAGGTACCTATTATGGATATGACAGTATTCCTGAAAGATGGAAAAATAAGATAGAGGTAAAGGATAAATTAATGAGTATTGGAGAAAAAATAAATAGCACCTATAATTAA
- a CDS encoding methyl-accepting chemotaxis protein encodes MYFKSIKTKMAISFGILILIMCIGLGTVSFIESYDTLASNATESLLQMAQQSAKFVQTKIEGQLDVMEGLAGNYYIKSDVLSTDQKLNILKDEVQRSGHISMGIGDVNGNVTFTDGVKANLYDRENYKEALQGKSSVSDPILGKADNRLVMSYAVPIKDGSKVKGVLIATRDGSELSKLTNNIKYGKTGTTFMISKTGHTVANKDISLVRKMENVIEKSKKDPSLQELMKFETYMMEGKSGADGYTYRDGTKKYIGYAPVKGTNWSLGISVPKSEVMESLTKNEIFQAITTIIFVLIGVLIAFFITSLISKPINVITKHLKIVASGDFTMPIPEKLLKMKDESGVLAVAVKNMQESQGNIIRNIIEESSNVTENMKQINVEMENLNKSIEEISATTEQLSDTTEETAASTEEISAISREIEKDAESISKKAQYGSENVSNASSASQKMKQKAMKSRESIMSIYKNTKESLEDAIKKSEDVSKINELSSAILDIMEDTNLLALNASIEAARAGEAGRGFAVVANEIRTLSDDSKDTVNRIQQVTKTILEVVDNLSSSAYEILEFIDKKILPDYNEIVESHEETSKNFLDVNNIVTEFSTTSHELLVSVQNVSKLMQEISDSGNEQASGAQNIAGETSYITKMAGHVVELTEKAKEKSDSLVGIVSRFKV; translated from the coding sequence TTGTACTTTAAGAGTATTAAGACAAAAATGGCTATATCCTTTGGAATATTGATTCTAATTATGTGCATAGGACTTGGTACAGTATCTTTTATAGAATCTTATGATACGTTAGCTTCAAATGCTACTGAATCCTTGCTTCAAATGGCTCAGCAATCTGCAAAATTTGTTCAAACTAAAATTGAAGGACAATTAGATGTAATGGAAGGGCTGGCAGGAAACTATTATATAAAAAGTGATGTATTATCTACAGATCAAAAATTAAATATTTTAAAAGATGAGGTACAAAGAAGTGGACATATAAGTATGGGTATAGGAGATGTTAATGGTAATGTTACATTTACAGATGGAGTAAAAGCAAATTTATACGATAGAGAGAATTATAAAGAAGCACTTCAAGGAAAAAGTTCAGTTTCAGATCCAATTTTAGGAAAAGCGGATAATAGGCTTGTTATGTCTTATGCTGTTCCTATTAAAGATGGTAGTAAAGTTAAGGGAGTTTTAATTGCCACACGTGATGGAAGTGAATTGAGTAAATTAACTAATAATATCAAGTATGGTAAAACTGGAACAACTTTTATGATAAGTAAAACTGGACATACAGTAGCAAATAAAGATATATCCCTTGTACGTAAAATGGAAAATGTAATTGAAAAAAGTAAAAAGGATCCAAGTTTGCAGGAACTAATGAAATTTGAAACCTATATGATGGAGGGAAAGAGTGGCGCAGATGGGTATACTTACAGGGATGGAACAAAAAAATATATAGGATACGCACCTGTAAAAGGTACCAACTGGTCCTTGGGAATATCTGTACCCAAATCTGAAGTTATGGAAAGCCTCACAAAAAATGAAATCTTTCAGGCAATTACAACTATTATTTTTGTATTAATAGGTGTATTAATAGCATTTTTCATTACTTCACTTATATCAAAACCTATAAATGTAATTACAAAGCATTTAAAAATAGTGGCGTCTGGTGATTTTACAATGCCGATACCTGAAAAGTTGTTAAAAATGAAAGATGAATCAGGTGTGCTTGCGGTTGCAGTAAAGAATATGCAGGAAAGTCAGGGAAATATAATTAGGAATATAATAGAAGAATCTTCTAATGTAACTGAAAATATGAAACAAATTAATGTGGAAATGGAGAATCTTAATAAAAGCATAGAGGAGATATCTGCAACTACAGAACAGCTGTCAGATACTACTGAGGAAACTGCAGCATCTACTGAGGAAATAAGTGCAATATCAAGGGAAATTGAAAAGGATGCAGAATCTATATCGAAAAAGGCACAATATGGTTCAGAAAATGTTTCAAATGCAAGCAGTGCATCACAGAAAATGAAACAAAAAGCAATGAAATCCAGGGAGAGTATAATGAGCATATACAAAAATACAAAAGAAAGTTTGGAAGATGCCATTAAGAAATCAGAAGATGTTTCTAAGATTAATGAATTGTCCTCAGCAATTCTTGATATTATGGAAGATACTAATCTATTAGCGCTAAATGCGTCTATTGAAGCTGCTAGAGCAGGAGAAGCAGGTAGGGGTTTTGCAGTTGTAGCAAATGAAATAAGAACTCTTTCTGATGATTCTAAAGATACTGTTAATAGAATACAGCAGGTTACAAAAACTATTTTAGAAGTGGTAGATAATTTATCATCTAGTGCTTATGAAATATTGGAATTTATAGATAAAAAGATTTTGCCTGATTACAATGAAATTGTAGAATCTCATGAAGAAACCAGTAAGAATTTCTTAGACGTAAATAATATAGTAACAGAGTTTAGCACTACTTCTCATGAACTTCTTGTATCAGTTCAAAATGTATCAAAACTAATGCAAGAGATATCCGATAGTGGAAATGAACAGGCAAGTGGGGCTCAAAATATTGCAGGGGAAACCTCTTACATAACTAAAATGGCAGGACACGTTGTAGAATTAACTGAAAAAGCAAAAGAAAAATCTGACTCATTAGTGGGCATAGTTTCAAGATTTAAAGTATAG